The Hyperolius riggenbachi isolate aHypRig1 chromosome 3, aHypRig1.pri, whole genome shotgun sequence genome window below encodes:
- the RNF181 gene encoding E3 ubiquitin-protein ligase RNF181, with amino-acid sequence MASYFDEHNCEPTVPEEQYRQNALLELARSLLNGMDIDLGPMDFTDWDHRLPPPASKTLVENLPKVTVTAKQADAALKCPVCLLEFEEGETVRQLPCQHLFHSACILPWLGKTNSCPLCRDELPTDSPEYEEYKKDKERKKQKEHRLEYLHGAMYT; translated from the exons ATGGCGTCGTACTTTGATGAACATAACTGTGAGCCCACAGTGCCCGAGGAGCAGTACCGACAGAATGCCTTGTTAGAGCTGGCAAG GAGTCTACTCAATGGGATGGATATTGATCTGGGGCCAATGGATTTTACAGACTGGGACCACAGACTGCCTCCCCCTGCTTCCAAAACACTGGTAGAAAACTTGCCAAAAGTCACGGTCACAGCAAAGCAGGCAG ATGCTGCCCTGAAGTGCCCTGTGTGTTTGCTGGAGTTTGAGGAGGGTGAGACAGTGCGCCAGTTACCCTGCCAGCACCTTTTCCATTCCGCCTGCATTCTTCCATGGCTGGGAAAG ACCAATTCCTGCCCTCTGTGCAGAGATGAGCTGCCTACAGACAGTCCAGAGTACGAGGAATACAAAAAGGACAAG GAAAGAAAGAAGCAGAAGGAGCACCGGCTGGAGTATCTGCATGGTGCCATGTATACGTGA